In Mycolicibacterium alvei, a single window of DNA contains:
- a CDS encoding MCE family protein: protein MTRTRIPVVRAGLAVALVAALVGGFMAVRSTEAAGRTHIVGYFDNSNGLFVGDQVRILGVAVGRIDRIEPEPHRAKIHFWVDRRYPVPADANAVILSPSLVTARAIQLTPAYTEGDRLQDHSVIPRERTAVPVEWDDFRDQLERITAMLAPTEAGGTSTLGSFINTAADNLRGRGTDIRGAVIEMSQAIAALGDHSDDIFSTVRNLSLLTSALQGSTDVMALLNQNLAAVTGRLAENDGAVGAAIADLGAVIGEVTTFVADNRETVGVTSDKLAAVSTTLAESLDDIKQTLHIAPTAAQNFVNIYQPAQGTLTGALAVGNFADPITFICGAVQAASRLGGEQSAKLCVQYLAPIVKNRQYNFPPLGLNPFVGASARPNEITYSEDWMRPDHIPPPVDPTPAGLPDLMLPGGGS from the coding sequence ATGACCAGGACCCGGATCCCCGTCGTGCGGGCGGGGCTGGCGGTGGCGTTGGTGGCGGCCCTCGTCGGCGGCTTCATGGCGGTGCGGTCCACCGAGGCCGCAGGACGAACGCACATCGTCGGCTACTTCGATAACAGCAACGGGCTGTTCGTCGGAGACCAGGTGCGCATCCTCGGTGTCGCGGTCGGCCGCATCGACCGGATCGAGCCAGAGCCGCACCGGGCCAAGATCCACTTCTGGGTCGACCGCCGCTACCCGGTGCCCGCAGACGCCAACGCGGTGATCCTGTCACCGTCGCTGGTGACCGCCCGAGCCATCCAGCTGACCCCGGCCTACACCGAAGGTGACCGGCTGCAAGACCATTCGGTGATTCCGCGGGAACGCACCGCAGTCCCGGTCGAGTGGGACGACTTCCGCGACCAGCTCGAGCGGATCACCGCGATGCTGGCGCCCACCGAGGCCGGCGGGACCAGCACTCTGGGCTCGTTCATCAACACCGCCGCGGACAACCTGCGTGGTCGAGGCACCGATATCCGCGGTGCCGTCATCGAGATGTCGCAGGCAATCGCCGCGCTCGGCGACCACAGTGACGACATTTTCAGCACGGTGCGCAACCTGTCGCTGCTCACCTCGGCACTGCAGGGCAGCACCGACGTCATGGCACTGCTCAACCAGAACCTGGCTGCGGTCACCGGGCGGCTGGCCGAGAATGACGGCGCGGTCGGTGCCGCCATCGCCGACCTCGGCGCGGTGATCGGCGAGGTGACCACCTTCGTCGCCGACAACCGGGAGACGGTCGGTGTGACATCGGACAAGCTGGCCGCGGTGTCCACGACACTCGCCGAAAGTCTCGACGACATCAAGCAGACGTTGCACATCGCTCCGACGGCGGCGCAGAACTTCGTCAACATCTACCAACCTGCACAGGGAACCCTGACCGGCGCGCTGGCGGTGGGCAACTTCGCCGATCCGATCACGTTCATCTGCGGCGCGGTGCAGGCCGCGTCGCGGTTGGGCGGCGAACAGTCCGCCAAACTATGCGTCCAGTATCTGGCCCCGATCGTCAAGAACCGTCAGTACAACTTTCCGCCCCTGGGCCTGAACCCGTTCGTCGGAGCCTCCGCGCGGCCGAATGAGATCACCTACAGCGAGGACTGGATGCGCCCGGATCATATTCCGCCACCCGTTGATCCGACACCGGCCGGGTTGCCGGACCTGATGCTGCCCGGAGGCGGATCGTGA
- a CDS encoding MCE family protein → MRSFEDRNPLVIGAIGLLATATVAAAALNYDRLPFLTAPQTYSAYFAEAGGLIEGSDVQVSGLEVGTVTGVVLDGSRVLVTFKVDRDVRLGDRSEAAVKTKALLGNKTLEVAPRGEGRLSAPIPLERTTSAYQLPDAIGDLAATISGLDTGQLSDSLETLAQTFSHTPPHVTVAVQGVARLSRTLNERDGQLRSLLSNANRVTTVLAERRDQIVGLVADTNALLAELARQGTALEQVSVHVSAVSRQIQGFIDENRNSLRPALEKLNGVLAIVENRKDEVQQSIRGLNDYLMALGETLASGPFFKAYLANLLPGQVIQPFVDAAFSDLGLDPNVLAPSERTDPQVGQPGTPALPVPYPRTGQGGEPNLTLPDAITGKPGDQRYPYREPLPAPPPGGPPPGPPAESAPAPAEVGP, encoded by the coding sequence ATGAGATCATTCGAGGACCGCAATCCATTGGTGATCGGGGCCATCGGGCTGCTGGCGACCGCTACCGTCGCCGCAGCTGCGCTCAACTATGACCGACTGCCGTTCCTTACTGCGCCACAAACCTATTCGGCGTACTTCGCCGAGGCGGGCGGCTTGATCGAAGGCTCCGACGTACAGGTATCCGGCCTGGAGGTGGGCACGGTGACCGGTGTCGTGCTCGACGGTTCGCGGGTATTGGTGACCTTCAAGGTGGACCGGGATGTGCGGCTGGGGGACCGCAGCGAGGCAGCAGTGAAGACCAAGGCACTGCTCGGCAACAAGACCCTCGAAGTCGCGCCACGCGGCGAGGGCAGGCTGTCCGCCCCGATTCCGCTGGAGCGGACCACATCGGCCTACCAATTGCCGGATGCGATCGGCGATCTCGCCGCGACGATCAGCGGATTGGACACCGGCCAGTTGTCCGATTCGCTCGAGACGCTGGCGCAGACCTTCTCCCACACTCCGCCGCACGTAACGGTCGCCGTCCAAGGGGTGGCCCGGCTTTCTCGGACGCTCAACGAACGTGATGGCCAGTTGCGGTCGCTGCTGAGCAACGCGAACCGGGTGACGACGGTCCTGGCCGAACGACGGGATCAGATCGTCGGACTGGTCGCCGATACGAATGCGCTTCTCGCCGAGTTGGCAAGGCAGGGAACTGCTCTGGAGCAGGTATCGGTGCACGTTTCCGCGGTCAGCCGCCAGATCCAGGGGTTCATCGACGAGAACCGGAACTCGCTGCGGCCTGCTCTGGAGAAGCTCAATGGGGTGCTCGCGATCGTGGAGAACCGTAAAGATGAAGTGCAGCAGTCGATCAGGGGCCTGAACGACTACCTGATGGCGTTGGGGGAGACCCTGGCATCGGGCCCGTTCTTCAAGGCGTATCTGGCGAATTTGCTGCCCGGGCAGGTCATTCAGCCGTTCGTCGACGCCGCATTCTCGGATCTGGGATTGGACCCGAACGTGTTGGCGCCATCTGAGCGCACCGACCCCCAGGTCGGTCAGCCCGGGACTCCGGCACTGCCGGTGCCCTACCCCCGCACCGGTCAGGGTGGGGAACCGAATCTGACTCTGCCCGATGCGATCACGGGCAAGCCCGGTGACCAGCGATACCCCTACCGGGAGCCGCTGCCCGCGCCGCCGCCCGGCGGGCCACCGCCCGGGCCGCCGGCCGAGAGCGCACCGGCGCCGGCGGAGGTCGGCCCATGA
- a CDS encoding MCE family protein, translating to MRESLFGTVWRLSIFVVVALLGMFALLTIFAQFRFERAQSYHALFTNVTGLKSGNFVRIAGVEVGKVQRIALGDDGTVTVSFSAEDSVMLTQGSRAVIRYDDLIGGRYLALEEGPGNTGELLPGSTIPLDRTAPALDLDALIGGFRPLFRALDPEQINALSGQLLRAFQGEGVTVSSVLAQTATLTHTLADRDQLIGEVITNLNSVLDSFGSQRDQFDQAVGSLSELMHGLAERKVEIGNWVTQANASSATLADLLHTARPPVTKVVHETDRAAAIVVADHDYMDNLLATLPETYRVLGRQGMYGDFFSFYLCDLVLKLNGKGGQPVYVKLAGQASGRCTPR from the coding sequence GTGAGAGAAAGCCTGTTCGGCACCGTCTGGCGGCTGTCGATCTTCGTCGTCGTCGCGTTGCTCGGGATGTTCGCGCTACTGACGATCTTCGCGCAGTTCCGATTCGAGCGCGCCCAGAGCTACCATGCCCTGTTCACCAACGTGACCGGGCTGAAGAGCGGGAACTTCGTCCGGATCGCCGGGGTCGAGGTCGGTAAGGTCCAGCGCATCGCGTTGGGTGACGACGGCACGGTGACGGTGTCGTTCAGTGCCGAGGATTCCGTGATGCTGACCCAGGGCAGCCGGGCCGTGATCCGATACGACGACCTGATCGGCGGTCGCTATCTCGCTCTCGAAGAGGGGCCGGGCAACACCGGTGAACTCCTGCCCGGCAGCACCATTCCCCTCGATCGCACCGCGCCTGCGTTGGACCTGGACGCGCTCATCGGAGGATTTCGGCCGCTGTTCCGGGCCCTGGACCCCGAGCAGATCAATGCGCTGAGCGGTCAACTCCTGCGCGCTTTCCAGGGCGAGGGTGTGACGGTGAGTTCGGTGCTGGCACAGACCGCCACACTGACCCACACTCTGGCTGACCGCGACCAACTCATCGGCGAGGTCATCACCAACCTCAATTCGGTGCTCGACTCGTTCGGGAGCCAGCGGGATCAGTTCGACCAGGCCGTCGGATCATTGTCGGAACTGATGCACGGACTGGCCGAACGCAAGGTTGAGATCGGCAACTGGGTGACCCAGGCCAACGCATCATCGGCCACGCTGGCCGATCTCCTGCACACTGCGCGGCCGCCGGTGACCAAGGTCGTCCACGAGACGGATCGGGCGGCGGCCATCGTCGTTGCCGACCACGACTACATGGACAACCTGCTGGCGACCCTGCCGGAAACGTACCGGGTACTGGGAAGGCAAGGCATGTATGGTGATTTCTTCAGCTTCTACCTGTGCGATCTGGTGCTGAAGCTGAACGGCAAGGGCGGGCAACCGGTCTATGTCAAGCTCGCGGGCCAGGCCTCGGGGCGGTGCACCCCACGATGA
- a CDS encoding MCE family protein encodes MAGRGSRLHPAWWTAILVAAIVAATALSGAAFTRSFRSYVPVTLVSDRAGLVMESGGKVKLRGVQVGRVRAIEAGREAVRLELEIDPDQIGHIPANVEAQIAATTTFGAKYVELLSPAMPSADRLSAGDTVRSRNVTVEVNTVFQNLVSVVRRIDPGKLNAVLSAIADGVRGQGEVIGAATTDANVVLAALNERSATVQRNWQALKGFSDTYGAAGRDILDMLDAVSVTSVTTTDHAAALDMLLLNLIGLSRSGIGLLEPTRENLVRAVNDLAPTTALLAKYNPSLTCVLVGGKTLLDSGYYDITGGSDGKSLIVDAAVLLGDDPYRYPDNLPVVRAKGGPGGKPGCGSLPDVAQNFPVRALVTDTGWGTGVDHRPNPGIGFPGWANYFPVTRPAPEPPSIRNHGAPAPGPVPYPGAPPYGAPLYGTDGTPLYPGVPAAPQPGAQPEYQQAEGEDP; translated from the coding sequence GTGGCTGGCAGAGGAAGCCGGCTGCATCCGGCATGGTGGACCGCGATCCTGGTCGCAGCGATCGTCGCGGCGACGGCGCTGTCGGGCGCCGCCTTCACCCGGTCATTCCGGTCCTACGTCCCGGTGACGCTGGTGTCGGACCGTGCCGGGCTGGTGATGGAGTCGGGCGGCAAGGTGAAGCTGCGCGGGGTACAGGTGGGCCGGGTCAGAGCCATCGAAGCGGGTCGGGAGGCAGTGCGTCTGGAGCTGGAGATCGACCCGGATCAGATCGGGCACATCCCGGCCAACGTGGAGGCCCAGATCGCGGCAACCACGACATTCGGCGCCAAGTACGTTGAGCTGCTCAGCCCGGCGATGCCGAGTGCCGATCGCCTGTCGGCCGGTGACACGGTGCGGTCCCGCAATGTCACCGTCGAGGTCAACACCGTGTTCCAGAACCTGGTCTCAGTGGTCAGACGGATCGATCCGGGCAAGTTGAACGCGGTGCTCTCGGCAATCGCCGACGGGGTACGAGGTCAGGGCGAGGTGATCGGGGCGGCCACCACCGATGCCAACGTGGTGCTGGCCGCACTCAATGAGCGCAGTGCCACCGTGCAACGGAATTGGCAGGCACTCAAGGGGTTCAGCGACACCTATGGCGCTGCCGGACGCGACATTCTCGACATGCTCGACGCCGTCAGCGTGACCAGCGTGACGACCACCGACCATGCCGCGGCGCTGGATATGTTGCTGCTCAACCTGATCGGATTGTCCCGCAGTGGTATCGGACTGCTGGAGCCGACGCGCGAGAACCTGGTGCGCGCGGTCAACGATCTGGCCCCGACGACGGCGTTGCTCGCCAAATACAACCCGTCACTCACCTGCGTCTTGGTCGGTGGCAAGACACTGCTGGACAGTGGGTACTACGACATCACCGGCGGTTCGGACGGTAAATCGCTGATCGTCGACGCCGCCGTGCTGCTCGGCGACGACCCGTACCGCTATCCCGACAATCTGCCCGTGGTGCGGGCGAAGGGCGGACCCGGTGGTAAACCGGGCTGTGGCTCGTTGCCGGATGTGGCGCAGAACTTCCCGGTGCGGGCCCTCGTCACCGACACCGGATGGGGCACCGGCGTGGATCACCGCCCCAACCCGGGCATCGGATTCCCCGGCTGGGCCAACTACTTCCCGGTGACCCGGCCGGCACCCGAACCACCGAGCATCCGGAACCACGGCGCACCGGCGCCCGGACCGGTGCCCTATCCCGGTGCACCGCCTTACGGCGCACCGCTCTACGGCACCGACGGAACCCCGCTGTATCCGGGTGTGCCGGCTGCACCACAGCCGGGCGCCCAACCGGAATACCAGCAGGCCGAAGGTGAGGACCCGTGA
- a CDS encoding ABC transporter permease, producing the protein MSSAVVAGNRFGWAGRRIRKCVAGWNRVGEQAEFYGRTVRSITDAFVHYKWELVRLIAQMSLGTGALVVIGGTVAIVGFLTLSTGALVAVQGYNQFAQVGVEALTGFASAFFNVRLIAPLTAAIAMAATIGAGATAQLGAMRINEEIDALEVMGIRSIAYLASTRVVAGVIVVIPLYCVAVLMSFFAARFGTTYVYGQSTGVYDHYFRTFLIPTDLIWSFLQAIATAMVIMLVHTYHGFTASGGPAGVGEAVGRATRTSLVSAVFVTLLVTLAIYGQSGDFNLAG; encoded by the coding sequence ATGAGCTCGGCAGTGGTGGCGGGCAATCGGTTCGGATGGGCCGGCCGCCGGATCCGCAAGTGTGTGGCCGGCTGGAACCGGGTCGGTGAGCAGGCCGAATTCTACGGCCGGACGGTGCGCTCGATCACGGACGCATTCGTGCACTACAAGTGGGAACTGGTTCGGCTGATCGCCCAGATGAGCCTGGGCACAGGTGCATTGGTGGTGATCGGCGGGACGGTCGCCATCGTCGGCTTCCTCACCCTGTCCACCGGCGCACTGGTTGCCGTTCAGGGGTACAACCAGTTCGCGCAGGTCGGGGTCGAGGCGCTGACCGGGTTCGCCTCGGCCTTCTTCAACGTGCGACTGATCGCTCCGTTGACCGCCGCCATCGCCATGGCCGCCACCATCGGTGCGGGCGCCACCGCGCAGCTCGGGGCGATGCGGATCAACGAGGAGATCGACGCGCTGGAGGTCATGGGCATCCGCTCGATTGCCTACCTGGCCTCGACGCGCGTGGTGGCGGGTGTGATCGTGGTGATCCCGTTGTACTGCGTGGCGGTCTTGATGTCCTTCTTCGCCGCCCGGTTCGGTACCACCTATGTCTATGGCCAATCCACCGGAGTCTATGACCACTACTTCCGGACCTTCCTGATACCAACCGATCTGATCTGGTCGTTCCTGCAGGCGATCGCCACGGCGATGGTGATCATGCTGGTGCACACCTATCACGGCTTCACCGCATCCGGTGGGCCGGCCGGGGTCGGTGAGGCCGTCGGTCGAGCAACGCGAACATCCTTGGTGAGTGCGGTTTTCGTGACACTTCTGGTGACACTGGCCATCTACGGTCAGTCCGGCGACTTCAACTTGGCGGGATAG
- a CDS encoding MlaE family ABC transporter permease, with protein MVMTFQRPFAWREFLTQTWFVARVSMLPTLMLSIPFTVLTVFTFNILFVEFGAGDFSGTGAAFGAVTQIGPMVTVLVVAGAGATAMCADLGARTIREELDALRVMGINTTQALVVPRVLAATLVALLLSSLVILVGIGGGFVFSVFFQHVTPGAFVAGLTLVTGLGDVVVSLIKAALFGLTAGLIACYKGTSVAGGPAGVGNAVNETVVFSFLALFVINVVATAVGVKVTL; from the coding sequence ATGGTGATGACCTTCCAGCGTCCCTTCGCGTGGCGGGAGTTCCTGACACAGACCTGGTTTGTGGCAAGGGTTTCCATGCTGCCGACCCTGATGCTGTCGATTCCGTTCACGGTGTTGACCGTGTTCACCTTCAACATCCTGTTCGTCGAGTTCGGTGCCGGCGATTTCTCGGGCACCGGAGCGGCATTCGGCGCCGTCACCCAGATCGGGCCGATGGTGACGGTGCTGGTGGTGGCCGGTGCCGGCGCCACCGCGATGTGCGCCGATCTCGGGGCGCGCACCATCCGCGAAGAACTCGATGCGCTGAGGGTGATGGGGATCAACACCACTCAGGCGCTGGTGGTCCCACGGGTGCTGGCGGCGACTCTGGTTGCGCTGCTGTTGTCGTCGCTGGTGATTCTGGTCGGTATCGGCGGCGGATTCGTCTTCTCGGTGTTCTTTCAACATGTCACCCCCGGCGCTTTCGTGGCCGGTCTGACCCTGGTGACCGGGTTGGGTGACGTGGTGGTGTCGCTGATCAAGGCGGCGTTGTTCGGCCTCACCGCAGGCCTGATCGCTTGCTACAAGGGGACATCGGTGGCGGGCGGCCCGGCCGGGGTGGGCAATGCGGTGAACGAGACCGTGGTGTTCTCCTTCCTGGCGCTGTTCGTGATCAACGTCGTGGCCACTGCGGTTGGCGTGAAGGTGACGTTATGA
- a CDS encoding mycofactocin-coupled SDR family oxidoreductase: protein MSARFEGKVAFITGAARGQGRAHAVRFAEDGADIIAVDLCEQLDSVAYPMSTPEDMDETVDLVEKTGRRIVAARADVRDLSQLSAAVDSAVGELGRIDYVLANAGIGPVFGEPSQLLAAYTDSIEVMLNGVYFTVEAALPALLEHGDGGAIVITSSAAGLKSVGPGFATKSHGGAGYTAAKHGVVGLMRYYATTLAERSIRVNSVHPTGVATPMIMNAQVDQYLAEHPEFGAFLQNLLPTPAVETRDVTEAMVYLCSDAGRYVTGVALPVDAGLTVK, encoded by the coding sequence GTGTCAGCACGTTTTGAGGGCAAGGTGGCATTCATCACCGGTGCCGCCAGGGGCCAGGGCCGGGCGCATGCGGTGCGATTCGCTGAGGACGGTGCCGACATCATCGCCGTCGACCTGTGCGAGCAGCTCGACAGTGTCGCGTATCCGATGAGCACGCCCGAGGACATGGACGAAACAGTTGATCTGGTCGAGAAGACGGGCCGCCGAATCGTGGCCGCCAGGGCCGATGTCCGTGACCTGTCACAGTTGAGTGCCGCGGTGGACAGTGCGGTCGGTGAGTTGGGCCGGATCGACTACGTCTTGGCGAACGCCGGTATCGGACCGGTGTTCGGTGAGCCGTCCCAGCTACTGGCGGCCTACACGGACTCGATCGAGGTGATGCTCAACGGCGTCTACTTCACCGTCGAGGCGGCGTTACCGGCATTGCTGGAGCACGGTGACGGAGGTGCCATCGTGATCACCAGCTCGGCGGCAGGCCTCAAATCGGTCGGCCCGGGATTCGCCACGAAGAGTCACGGCGGAGCCGGTTACACCGCGGCCAAGCACGGTGTCGTCGGTCTGATGCGCTACTACGCAACGACACTCGCCGAGCGCAGCATCCGGGTCAATTCAGTGCATCCCACCGGTGTGGCCACCCCGATGATCATGAACGCCCAGGTCGACCAGTACCTCGCCGAGCACCCCGAATTCGGCGCGTTTCTGCAGAACCTGTTGCCCACTCCGGCCGTCGAAACCCGCGACGTCACCGAGGCGATGGTCTATCTGTGCTCGGACGCGGGCCGATACGTCACCGGTGTCGCGTTGCCGGTGGACGCCGGGCTGACGGTCAAGTAG
- a CDS encoding enoyl-CoA hydratase/isomerase family protein, with the protein MTPVRIEREGPVAHLVLARPQRRNALDEELIEGLDNAVGELEGATGIGAVVVRGEGPGFSAGIDASTLARLASPEGLQQIRGAFVTAYERLERLPVPTVASVHGWAIGAGFELALACDLRVVAGDATLGLPETRMGVVPDVGGTGRLAALIGAGRAKELILTSAMIDGARAGRLGIANRVAPAAKLAAATCGLVDELLACSATANGLAKRIIDQAARPMWNDTLDAELDAQLQCIQTPEFADAYRRFLAAPGANSPQARR; encoded by the coding sequence ATGACGCCTGTCCGGATAGAACGTGAGGGCCCTGTCGCGCACCTGGTGCTCGCACGCCCTCAGCGGCGCAATGCCCTCGACGAGGAGCTCATCGAAGGACTCGACAATGCGGTCGGCGAGCTGGAGGGCGCCACCGGGATCGGCGCCGTCGTGGTCCGCGGGGAGGGTCCCGGATTCAGCGCCGGAATCGATGCGTCGACGCTGGCCCGGCTTGCCAGCCCGGAGGGACTGCAGCAGATTCGCGGCGCGTTCGTCACGGCCTACGAGCGGCTCGAGCGGTTGCCAGTTCCGACCGTCGCCAGCGTGCACGGCTGGGCGATCGGCGCCGGTTTCGAGCTGGCCCTCGCCTGCGACCTGCGTGTGGTGGCGGGCGATGCGACACTGGGCCTACCGGAGACCCGGATGGGTGTGGTGCCCGACGTCGGAGGCACCGGCCGGCTGGCGGCCCTGATCGGGGCCGGCCGCGCAAAGGAACTGATCCTGACCTCGGCGATGATCGACGGAGCCCGGGCCGGCAGGCTCGGCATCGCCAACCGCGTCGCACCGGCGGCCAAACTTGCCGCGGCGACCTGCGGGTTGGTCGACGAGTTGCTGGCCTGCTCGGCCACCGCGAACGGGCTGGCCAAACGCATCATCGACCAGGCGGCGCGGCCGATGTGGAATGACACCCTCGACGCCGAGCTGGACGCCCAGCTGCAGTGCATCCAGACACCCGAATTCGCCGATGCATACCGCCGGTTCCTCGCCGCACCTGGAGCCAACAGCCCACAGGCCCGGCGGTGA
- a CDS encoding alpha/beta hydrolase — protein MKRVEIQIPVAGSTITAWHYAADGAQRRPCVVMAHGFCGTRDAGLVGFGERFAEAGIDTVCFDYRGFGASGGRPRQVIEFAAQQHDYHAAINAARRLPRVSGVVIWGTSLSGGHVFAVAAARDDLLAAIALTPIVDGWTTLLRMRRAIPPRVAGRLGATAVRDALGAKLGRPPVLLPAVGPPGSAAMLTTPDALPGYLAATAGAPLWRNEFAARILLAVPTYRPGLLADRIGCPVLVQIAGSDLNAPVDLARAAGARADATVRDYPEAGHFDVYDSGSAFDAVVTAQISFLSSLSERTPR, from the coding sequence GTGAAACGCGTCGAGATCCAGATTCCGGTAGCCGGATCCACGATCACGGCCTGGCATTACGCCGCCGACGGGGCGCAGCGCAGGCCGTGCGTGGTGATGGCACACGGGTTCTGCGGCACCCGTGACGCCGGGCTGGTGGGCTTCGGCGAAAGGTTCGCCGAAGCCGGCATCGACACCGTGTGCTTCGACTATCGCGGGTTCGGGGCGTCGGGCGGTCGACCCCGCCAAGTCATCGAATTTGCCGCGCAACAACACGATTACCACGCGGCGATCAACGCTGCCCGGCGCCTGCCACGGGTGTCGGGGGTCGTCATCTGGGGCACATCGCTTTCGGGCGGTCACGTATTCGCGGTGGCTGCTGCGCGGGATGACCTTCTCGCGGCGATCGCACTCACCCCGATCGTTGACGGTTGGACGACACTGCTGCGGATGCGGCGCGCCATCCCGCCGCGGGTCGCGGGCCGGTTGGGTGCGACGGCGGTGCGCGATGCGCTCGGCGCCAAACTGGGCCGCCCGCCGGTGCTGCTGCCTGCGGTTGGTCCGCCGGGCAGCGCTGCAATGCTCACCACTCCCGACGCGCTGCCCGGATACCTTGCCGCCACTGCCGGTGCGCCACTGTGGCGCAACGAATTTGCCGCACGCATACTGCTCGCGGTGCCGACCTATCGGCCCGGTCTGCTCGCAGACCGCATCGGCTGCCCCGTGCTGGTACAGATCGCCGGGTCCGACCTCAACGCTCCCGTCGACCTGGCCCGTGCCGCGGGGGCGCGTGCCGATGCGACGGTGCGCGACTACCCCGAGGCCGGGCATTTCGATGTCTACGACAGCGGCTCAGCATTCGATGCTGTTGTCACCGCACAGATCTCATTCCTATCCTCACTTTCAGAAAGGACTCCACGATGA
- a CDS encoding flavin-containing monooxygenase, with amino-acid sequence MTASKSTPRACVIGAGSAGLAACAGLKGAGVDFDCYEKSDRVGGLWVFDNPSGTAAAYRTLSSNAPKGYMGYRDFPMGDDLPAYPSHWDFARYFDDYARHLGLHQHIQFQTEVTQVTPLSGGGFEVRLADGRAERYDYVLVANGHHWDARMPEPMFPGEFNGCIMHSRDYRDPVFMAGKRVVVVGIGNSAVDIACEAAHIADRTYLSVRRGAHIMPKYVFGMAPPNWLLNAASHKPGRIMLGALMRLANGRAQDYGVPVPDHSFGDAHPTMSASVMDEFRLGRIKPKPQIAELLGDRVRFSDGTVEDVDVIVCATGYRITFPFFDETYFAAPNNQVALYHRVVDPDRPGLFFIGLCQPLGAIQPLAELQGKWLGEVLTGRCTLPSPDEMRRGIAADQQWLRKRFVNTTRHTVQVDHNHYAKTLQREMRAGRRRARRPGSGADGVQRDPAGSNQERYAAR; translated from the coding sequence ATGACCGCCAGCAAGAGCACCCCCAGGGCCTGCGTGATCGGGGCCGGCTCGGCGGGACTGGCCGCCTGCGCCGGCCTGAAAGGAGCGGGAGTCGACTTCGATTGCTACGAGAAGAGCGACCGAGTCGGCGGCCTGTGGGTCTTCGACAATCCCAGTGGCACCGCCGCCGCCTATCGGACACTGAGTTCGAACGCCCCGAAGGGCTACATGGGCTACCGCGATTTCCCGATGGGCGACGACCTTCCGGCCTACCCGAGTCATTGGGACTTCGCGCGGTACTTCGATGACTACGCGCGACACCTGGGACTGCATCAGCACATCCAGTTCCAGACCGAGGTCACGCAGGTGACGCCGCTGTCCGGCGGTGGCTTCGAAGTACGCCTGGCCGACGGCCGCGCCGAACGTTACGACTACGTGCTGGTCGCCAACGGCCACCACTGGGACGCCCGGATGCCCGAACCCATGTTCCCCGGCGAATTCAACGGCTGCATTATGCATTCCCGTGATTACCGCGACCCGGTGTTCATGGCCGGCAAGCGGGTCGTCGTCGTCGGCATCGGGAACAGTGCAGTCGATATCGCCTGCGAAGCAGCCCATATCGCGGACCGGACCTATCTGTCGGTGCGACGTGGAGCCCACATCATGCCCAAGTATGTGTTCGGGATGGCACCGCCGAACTGGCTGTTGAACGCGGCCTCGCACAAGCCGGGTCGCATCATGCTCGGTGCACTGATGCGTCTGGCGAACGGTCGGGCTCAGGATTACGGCGTGCCGGTTCCGGATCACTCGTTCGGCGACGCGCATCCGACGATGTCGGCCAGTGTGATGGACGAGTTTCGGCTGGGTCGGATCAAGCCCAAACCGCAGATCGCCGAACTCCTCGGCGATCGGGTCAGATTCTCTGACGGCACCGTCGAGGATGTCGACGTGATCGTGTGTGCGACCGGGTACCGAATTACGTTCCCGTTCTTCGACGAAACGTACTTTGCAGCGCCGAACAACCAGGTTGCGCTCTATCACCGCGTGGTCGACCCGGATCGGCCGGGGCTGTTCTTCATCGGCCTCTGTCAGCCGTTGGGTGCCATCCAGCCGCTGGCCGAACTGCAGGGCAAGTGGCTCGGCGAGGTACTGACCGGACGCTGCACGCTTCCCAGCCCTGACGAGATGCGACGCGGTATCGCCGCTGATCAGCAGTGGCTGCGCAAGCGATTCGTCAACACCACGCGGCATACCGTCCAGGTGGACCACAACCATTACGCCAAGACGCTGCAGCGCGAGATGCGCGCGGGGCGCCGCCGGGCCCGCCGGCCGGGATCGGGCGCCGATGGTGTACAGCGCGATCCGGCCGGATCGAACCAGGAGCGCTACGCTGCCCGGTAG